From Vigna angularis cultivar LongXiaoDou No.4 chromosome 11, ASM1680809v1, whole genome shotgun sequence:
ATTAAGTACACAgaaacgacgttaacttttatctctctcctctgctcctCTATGCAACGTGTCCGTCTTTCTCAGTGCTATTAATGTCCTTTTATCTTTGGATTATGTTCACATTACTTATCCTTTGGTTGGTACaacaatcaattatattaataattatttttataataaattataattttatatactttattattaaatcTGATAACAaatatgtcataaaaaaaataaaatataaaaaatttaggtatactaaaatttataaagatcgtagtattttgtttaattttacctagagatttttcaaaggatatatttaaatatattaataatatttttaatttaatatattaataatattttaatgactttttttttacattttaacctaaagtaatatatatgttaaaattttagtaaacaaattatattttattataaattaaaatagattataaaatatattttggatattgtaaaataaataccGTCCATGAAAGCTATttttaatctcaaattttttaaatacaaccATTTAAAAAGCAAAGAattgtataaaaattttatttttaacctcAAAATTTGTAAATACAAGCTttgagaaattatatttattaaaattaatataatttttattctcaaattattttaaaaagtaaatttccAGCTTagttaaattatgttattttttacccttttgtattttataaaaattatataaaatatctttccGTAACAAACGTCACATTTATCTATTGACAAGGTATTTCATATtcctataataaaatatagggttaaatatgtttttagtccctaaactattggtcgtttctggttttcgtccctctttcaaaataaggtacaatttgatcatcattcttttcgaaacttttgttttagtcctcgaaaactaacaccgttaaaaatgtgctgacatggctaacggtagactgacacacgactttttttttcaagtgtttCTCACATTTTCTCCTCAGCGTCTTCCAACAACATACTCACTCTCTTTTCAAGTTCTGTTGCGAGAGCTGGTGAGACAGAATACATCATGGCCATCTTTAGCAACTGCAACATGAACTTACATGAGACTGCATCTGGCTGAGGAGGAATAATGCTTATCAGGGTTTCAATAATTGTCTTTTGCTCCTTGCTGTGCCCACtgctctctttcttcttcccaCTAAAAATACTGAACTATAGGTTATACTTTTCATGCCCATATCCTCTTAGCCCTTCTATCTCCACATCCATTCCTGGCAGCCATTTCTTGGCATATTCTATGATACACTTACCGATGATCtctgctctggttccttttgcCCTTATTGCAGAAATGATTCTTATAAAATGATCAATGCGGAAGGTGGCCACATCATTGAACCACCAGCTTTCTTGATTTGGCGCTGCATCCTCACTTGTGTGATCATCTTTAGAAGCCTTCCACGCAATGGAGTCGCAACATCTTCTTACAATTTGGAGGTTTTCAGCCCATGGAGATAGGTTTTCACAAGATTTCAGAACAGTGATAGTGTCTTTCCATGAAGAAAGCACAACAAAGGTGAGGAAAGCTTCAGTCTTGGAAATTAGATTTCCATCTTCTAGTTCTTTGGTCATCTCTAGGAACTCTGATGCACATCTTAGTGCAGCTATGTTATCTGGGCTGAAGTCTACTAGGAGGCCATAACAGAACTTAAGAACTGTTTCAAATGTTTCAGACCCACCTGGGAAGTTTTCAAGCTTCAGAGCTTTGCCAGAATTTGAGATGAAAGGCTGAATCTCCAATCGTCCTATGTAGCCGCACTTCGATATCAAGGGGTACTGTGGTTACAGAAAACGTTATCAAAGTACGTAATCATGTTACAGTAAAGAAGCTAACACATATAATGATTAAGGCAAGGGGAACGTGAATTcaggaagagaaagaaggggagaaaaggtgagaaacaCTCGAAAAAAAAGTCGtgtgtcagtctaccgttagccacgtcagcacatttttaacggtgttagttttcgaggactaaaaccaaagtttcgaaaagaatgaggaccaaattgtaccttactttgaaagagggatgaaaaccagaaacggccaatagtttagggactaaaaacatatttaaccctaaaatataaggttcaaataatatataatttgatttaaaaattaaatatagttttaaaaaaaattaaaaataaaaaaatatatttaatctattaaataattattagaaaaatatgaataaaaataattttttaatcattttaataatataataaagataatatgAGTAGTTTCGTACACAAAGCTTTCAAAacatcaaatattattatttattaataatttgtttcaatttttgtaaATGTTGACCGAAAAAAACCTTCTCTCTCCaacttttcaataattaaatgattaaaccttcTCTCTTCAACTCTTGATGCACATAAAATATTAGAGGGTGTATTGACAAAAAGTTACTATATTCAGAAGaacagaagagagagaaaaaaaagttaacgccgtttgtgcctatttaacggaagggacttaaTTGAGGCaaatttttctatgtttggatgcaattgacacttttaaaccacgTGTGGACAAAATtgcaacttttttaaaaagatgaaCGAACTTGACACACTTCAACAAAACTGGGACAAAGCAAGCAATTAAgcctataaaatatatttctatacTGGTTCTAATTATAACTGGTATAGAAagtaatttcttatttttttatttgtaaacaaAGGGTTCCCAAATTCCTAACCTTTatattcttcttcatcatctgaCACACTATGAACCATATATGAAAAGAATACATTGTCACGCGCATGGAGGTGCCACGTTCTTCAATGAGGGTTGTTGGCACGTTAAAGATCTCATGAGGTCGCGTTTTGCAGCATCGCGCGAGGTGATTTGGTTTCGTATGTTGTTTGTGGTAGTAAATATTCTTTAGGCGTGGTGGAGCTCGCATTCAGCGTGGCTCGTGATGCACATTCATACGTAGTGCAACAATTTCACATGGTGAAGCATAGTTGGAGTGGTGCCTATGACTACAACGATTTATACACAATGCTTATCGTTTTTTGTTGATGAAGATAATGGATTATGTGAATTTGGGATGCTTGTGTATGAGTTGTTATGAAGAAATTAGAATTGGAAGAAAAGTTTAGGTTATGATGAGGTTGATTTAACGGGTATAGAAAGTGACATTTTCTATACTGATTCTGAAATCGGTATAAAAAGTCAATACTTTATATATCCCCTGCTTCTATACTGgttttaaaatcaatataaaaagtcTTTTTTAACCAGTATAAAAAGGTTTTTTGGGTTGAACGGGTTTGGATTATGAATAATCAATATAAAGGCTATCTTGGTTCAACAAGGTTGTATTGATGCTTTAAGAAGTGAGGATAACATGTCAATTTATGCATCATAATTATGTTTATTGATGATAACGCACTAAAGGAAGTCGCTAAAGAGTATAATGTTGCATCTATGCATATTAAACATGAGTTATTATATATGACCAAGTCTTTGCCTCACAAACGCTATAAGATATACTTATCTCAATCTTTGGTTTGGGTCAACTTGACTCGAAGATTGGTTTAGGCCAACTCGGTTAAACTTTGTCTCTCACCAACTTGGCTCGACCCCTTCGATTCTGAAACCTAAACTTGAATTTTAACTCTGGATGATTTGTTTCATCCTTCAATCCAAGAAAACACCTCTCAACCTTGGACTCGATCCTACTCATCTCAACCTTCAGCTCACGGCATCTCATCTCAACCTTCGTTCCAACATGTCTGGACCATCAACGTAGGcacacatcttgattgaagtgcctaaaaacactagaagggaggttgaatactgttaatggaaatttttttttcataacccTTCTAATATAGCATGTTCGTCGAATTTTGGAACCTCAACCttataaatgattataaaagaTAGTTGCTTTTAACATGCTATTTAGAACGTATACTGCAGCGTTTGGAAGAAGTTCCTCATTTGAATAAGAAATGTTTAGAGCGGAAGGTTcctttgtttaaaaatataaatgcaaCTACATGTTTTATAAGAGAAGCGTTTAGACAAGAGACAGACAACaaatgcacaaatatttttatattggttcactctaAATGAGCTACGTCCAGTTTCCTCTACAGAGGGTCTATAATCTTCAAGAAGATTACAATTGAGTATTCGTACCACTCCTGATTTTCAATTAGTGAATAACCTTCTGTTACCttagactggatgattattctcaccactcctggtCTTCTTAGTCAATGACATAACCTCCTATTATCCTAATCTGGATGAGTATTCGCACCAGTCTTGGTACTAGACAACCTTGTCTAGATTTCTTTAGCTCAATTGAGTTCAACAAGTCATTCAGACTATTACTCTCACAGAGAGGATGTGAATACAATACAATACAGTCTAAACACTCgcaggtgtttctctcttttctctttctctctttcttacaaCAGTAAGCCAATATTACAATGAAGCTCGAGAGTATTGCTTgacttcttttctctttttctgcttagatgttttcttttcttaagctctttttatgcttttcttttgaaCATTTCTCTAAGGATGAATATTTGCATTGTATGTTATTCTCTTGATTCTTTATTTGAATGATCTTTTATATATAGGTCCTTGGAGAAATGTTCGTTAGACTCAACTCTTGGTCTTGATTCTTGTGTCTTCTCTTTCTTCATCCACAACAGCTGTTGGTTAAAGTCAATTTGTCAAAGCAGACTTATTTGTTCAGTTCTTTgtttgaagtaggttgtactcCGTGAttatctcttttgtctctaacCTCcacttctaatttttaaaatgaagtaTGTGGATGTGTGTAAAGTAGGTTATCTGCCAAGAATAGAGTAGATTGTGCATGGAGCAAATATGTCTtatcttatcacttttgttgtttttgaacattaaatatttaatgtccTTTAATTCTTGCTCAAAACAACAAATTGTTTTTTAGTTCCTACCATTGATGTAACGTTTAACAATTAAGGTTTTCTTCTAAAGATACCAAACTTTGAGAAAGAACTTCATCGTTGGACGAAGTAGCAGTTTAGCTCATGGTACCGTTTAGACTAATGTaaatgcttttttttatttcgCCTTTTCAGAGCAACAACGTTTAGCatgttatgttttcttttgcatttcAAGTTTTAGGCTTTTAGAGAGTTTTTGTCGAAGACAGTGTCTTGACGCTTTTTCGTTTTCCCGAGAGTTTAACTGAATACTCCTTAGGTATAGTAATCTTATGTGTTTAGTGAAACTCTCTTAGACGTTTTGCCATATCAGTCGTTTAACACTACGTCTGAGTATTTCATTTAggtgtttttgtgttttctaaAATCCTAAGGGTTTTCCTAAAGTTTTTCTATGTTGGAGATTCTTGAGCCTAAGTCTATGTTTCCTCTTATGATCTTTTTAACTTCTTATTCCGTTTAATGTTATTcggttaaacttcaaaacataaaagCATTTAGACGTATAgatgattttgtcttaacattGACCTTAAACTTAGGTGGACTCAACTCAATCAACAAGTCTCGACCATTGGCCTATGTTGACCTTTAGATTCAAAGTCACATGTGAAACAAAGTCCATATTCAATTATTATACCTATTAAGTGTCGCCTTTTACTTATTAGCATCAACTTTCTAATCTATGTTAAATGTATATGTtcttaaattaaagaataactAGAAGACAATTAAACTACTAAAATCAAACTGaagaaaaatgtcaaaaaaattAGAGATGAAGAAGCTTGAGATCCCTGCATTGTGTACATTCTTTGAACATTACCTTTCAAGTTTCACGTTATCTTTAACTACATGCACTTATATTTATGACAATCCTATCCAATACGTGCTTCTATTTAGCCTCCTAATTTGTTAATGGAGTTTCTCGTGACCTTGTAACTTTTTCGTGATCGTGTGGATCCAAAGAAAATGACATACCCAGAAAAGCTATAAGTTCAAAGAcaacaaaaatggaaaattaatGTGAAGAAAACGATAGATCcgtaaaataatttacaaaaagagaagaagaaagaatctTACAATATATATGGACCACTTTTCTAGTTTTTTTCAATACAACATTGTTACATACTAATCAACATCGGAAACAATATTCAATAACGAAAGAAACCTTAAAGCACAGACAAATGTATCATCTCTTCCTAACGACATGCACTTTAGAAAGGGACACAAATCTTACTATTTGGATCTTTTCAAGTTAAAGGAGATAACAATAACCTACAACAGAAACACACTATATAATGTggtacaaaatttaatttggatAAATACAAGATAGTgtatatattacaaataa
This genomic window contains:
- the LOC128194668 gene encoding BTB/POZ domain-containing protein DOT3-like; its protein translation is MRCRELKVEMSRIESKVERCFLGLKDETNHPELKFKFRFQNRRGRAKLYPLISKCGYIGRLEIQPFISNSGKALKLENFPGGSETFETVLKFCYGLLVDFSPDNIAALRCASEFLEMTKELEDGNLISKTEAFLTFVVLSSWKDTITVLKSCENLSPWAENLQIVRRCCDSIAWKASKDDHTSEDAAPNQESWWFNDVATFRIDHFIRIISAIRAKGTRAEIIGKCIIEYAKKWLPGMDVEIEGLRGYGHEKYNL